In a genomic window of Helianthus annuus cultivar XRQ/B chromosome 10, HanXRQr2.0-SUNRISE, whole genome shotgun sequence:
- the LOC118482642 gene encoding uncharacterized protein LOC118482642 — protein MSSLPSSLLCAAFLIEAAGLTPKAEFYGRECCNNNWAMRDFFKYCKRKGLLIELGGEAILVIRSERGLARKLPPLKSHYLIRICYARYADDLLLGIVGAVELLIEIIKLPAHFLQSGLNLWVGSAGSTTIAAWSTVEFLGTVIREVPPRTTSIQFLRELEKRLRVKQRIHITACHLRSAIHSKFRNLGNSIPIKELTKGMSGIGSLLDAVQLADTLGTAGVKHIRQGSRALSLLHSSGRSKVPSDVRQVVSRLGMIVRKLSLYTPVGRKAAGEGEGDWARSIRSEFPIQIEVPIKKILRRLRDRGLISRRRPWPIHVACLTNVSDGDIVN, from the exons ATGTCAAGTCTA ccCTCGAGCCTCCTTTGCGCCGCCTTCCTAATAGAAGCCGCCGGGTTGACCCCGAAGGCCGAATTCTATGGTAGAGAATGCTGTAATAATAATTGGGCCATGAGAGACTTTTTTAAGTATTGCAAAAGAAAGGGCCTGCTGATAGAGCTGGGCGGGGAGGCGATACTAGTTATCAGGTCAGAGAGAGGCCTGGCCCGTAAGCTGCCCCCCTTAAAAAGCCATTACTTAATAAGGATTTGTTACGCGCGATATGCCGACGACTTACTACTGGGAATCGTGGGTGCCGTAGAGCTTCTCATAGAAATAATAAAACTTCCCGCCCACTTCCTACAATCCGGCCTGAACCTTTGGGTAGGCTCTGCAGGATCAACAACAATAGCTGCATGGAGTACGGTAGAATTCCTCGGTACGGTCATTCGGGAAGTCCCTCCGAGGACGACTTCCATACAATTCTTGCGAGAGCTGGAGAAGCGTCTACGAGTAAAGCAGCGTATACATATAACTGCTTGCCACCTACGCTCTGCCATCCATTCCAAGTTTAGGAACCTAGGTAATAGTATCCCGATCAAAGAGCTGACGAAGGGGATGAGCGGAATAGGGAGTCTACTGGACGCGGTTCAACTAGCGGACACTCTTGGAACAGCTGGAGTAAAGCACATCCGACAAGGATCAAGGGCGCTCTCGTTGTTGCATAGCTCAGGTCGGAGTAAAGTGCCATCGGACGTCCGACAGGTAGTCTCACGATTGGGCATGATTGTCCGGAAGTTGTCATTGTATACTCCCGTGGGTCGGAAGGCGGCCGGGGAAGGAGAGGGAGACTGGGCGAGATCTATCAGAAGCGAATTCCCCATACAAATAGAGGTGCCTATCAAAAAGATACTCCGAAGGCTTCGGGATCGAGGTCTCATTAGCCGAAGAAGACCCTGGCCAATCCACGTGGCCTGCTTGACGAACGTCAGTGACGGAGACATCGTAAATTGA